A stretch of the Janthinobacterium sp. B9-8 genome encodes the following:
- the nadS gene encoding NadS family protein — MEPSLFEDLVQSLKEAKSIASGENQTARRFEVLPPDVRAIRAQTGLSQGEFAGLMRVSVKTLQNWEQHRRNPTGPAAALLQIVSKSPSLALESLHQ, encoded by the coding sequence ATGGAACCGTCACTTTTCGAGGACTTGGTGCAGAGTCTTAAAGAAGCAAAAAGCATTGCATCCGGGGAGAACCAAACAGCACGTCGTTTTGAGGTTTTGCCGCCCGATGTGCGAGCGATCAGAGCACAGACAGGATTGTCTCAGGGCGAGTTTGCGGGGCTGATGCGTGTAAGCGTAAAGACGCTTCAAAATTGGGAACAGCACCGGCGTAACCCGACCGGCCCAGCAGCAGCATTGCTGCAAATTGTTTCGAAGTCGCCAAGCTTGGCGCTTGAGTCCTTGCATCAATGA
- a CDS encoding zonular occludens toxin domain-containing protein — protein sequence MITLITGMPGAGKTLRTLQDVKLLSEKDNREVFYSGINDLKLPWVEIEPEKWPECPKGAIIVIDECQRVFRTRSSGSAVPKHVSELETHRHKGHDIFLITQHPMLVDGNVRRLVGKHFHVMRPCGLKRATIHEFQGVRENCDKSRKDSIKHVWSYPKEVYDYYKSAELHTVKRNIPAKILLIPVLLALVISCFYYSYNMIVGKSKADPNISASSPASHFSLNTSSFTGGSKGELTREQWIEQQKPRIPTLAYTAPVYDKLTEPVSVPAPQVCMQTASKGCKCYTNQATPLDVPQSMCESIVKNGVFLSYLPSGNQGGESGRNTNNEI from the coding sequence ATGATTACGCTCATTACAGGCATGCCAGGTGCCGGTAAAACCTTGCGTACTTTGCAAGATGTGAAATTACTGTCTGAAAAAGACAATCGAGAGGTTTTTTATTCGGGCATCAACGATTTAAAATTACCGTGGGTTGAAATCGAGCCCGAGAAGTGGCCGGAGTGCCCTAAAGGCGCGATCATTGTGATTGATGAGTGTCAGCGCGTGTTTAGAACTCGTTCGAGTGGTTCAGCAGTCCCTAAGCATGTTTCCGAGCTGGAAACCCATCGACACAAGGGGCATGATATTTTTTTAATTACTCAGCATCCGATGTTGGTCGATGGCAACGTCAGGCGTTTGGTTGGTAAGCATTTCCATGTTATGCGCCCATGTGGTCTTAAAAGAGCGACTATTCATGAGTTTCAGGGCGTTCGTGAGAATTGCGATAAATCGCGCAAAGATTCTATTAAACACGTTTGGTCTTATCCGAAAGAGGTTTACGATTATTATAAAAGTGCGGAATTACATACCGTTAAAAGGAATATTCCCGCTAAGATTTTATTAATTCCTGTTTTATTGGCTCTTGTTATTTCCTGCTTTTATTATTCATACAATATGATTGTCGGAAAGAGTAAAGCAGATCCTAATATTTCGGCGTCTTCACCGGCGTCGCATTTTTCGTTAAATACGTCAAGCTTTACAGGGGGCTCTAAGGGCGAATTAACGCGCGAGCAATGGATTGAACAACAAAAGCCGCGAATTCCCACTCTGGCGTATACCGCACCGGTTTACGATAAATTAACTGAGCCTGTTTCTGTTCCTGCGCCTCAAGTGTGTATGCAAACCGCGTCAAAGGGGTGTAAGTGCTACACGAATCAGGCGACGCCTTTAGATGTCCCGCAAAGTATGTGCGAGAGCATTGTTAAGAATGGCGTTTTTCTTTCTTACTTGCCAAGTGGCAATCAGGGGGGTGAAAGTGGCCGGAATACAAACAATGAAATTTAA
- a CDS encoding ATP-binding cassette domain-containing protein, with protein sequence MIRLKSLTLRRGTKVLLNSADLTLQPGSKTGVVGANGAGKSSFFALMRGELHPDGGDIEMPPRITISHVAQETPALECSALDYVLDGDRELRRLEHELENVSHDDGIRHGELLGEFDAIDGYTAASRGSKLLAGLGFSTEELAHPVSSFSGGWRMRLNLAQALMCRSDLLLLDEPTNHLDLETVVWLEQWLKTYQGMLLVISHDRDFLDNTIKQILHVEGGTLTLYTGTYEDFENQRAERLSLQQLAFDKQQRTINHLESFITRFKAKASKARQAQSRVKALEKMERISAAHVDSPFTFSFREPDNSPNPLVKLENGQAGYDINRPILKNLTLSLENEARLGLLGVNGAGKSTFIKALAGENPLLLGEREEGKGLKIGYFAQHQLEHLRLDESPLWHMQKIDPQTREQEHRNFLGGFDFNGTMATSKIEPFSGGEKARLALALLIWQKPNLLLLDEPTNHLDIEMRQALTMALQDFEGAIIVVSHDRHLLRATVDDFWLIEDGTVRPFDGDLDEYTKYSQQKRSEENSALRNSSSAVDRKAQKKLEADARQRNAVLRKPVEKKLAKVEKDMAGFTAEMQKVATLLAEESLYLPARAAELKTARAKETELKSKLDPLEALWLEISDELETLR encoded by the coding sequence ATGATACGACTTAAATCCCTCACACTAAGACGCGGCACCAAGGTGCTGCTTAATTCTGCGGACCTTACCCTGCAACCCGGCAGCAAAACCGGCGTAGTAGGGGCCAATGGCGCAGGTAAATCCAGCTTCTTTGCGCTGATGCGCGGCGAATTACACCCGGATGGTGGCGATATTGAAATGCCGCCACGCATTACCATTAGTCATGTGGCGCAGGAAACCCCTGCGCTAGAGTGCTCGGCACTCGATTATGTGCTCGACGGCGATCGCGAATTACGCCGCCTGGAGCACGAATTAGAAAACGTTTCTCACGATGATGGCATTCGCCACGGTGAGCTGCTCGGCGAATTTGATGCAATTGATGGCTACACCGCAGCATCACGCGGGTCTAAATTGCTAGCGGGCCTAGGCTTTTCTACTGAAGAGCTTGCTCACCCTGTTTCCAGTTTTTCTGGCGGCTGGCGTATGCGTCTGAATTTGGCACAGGCTTTGATGTGTCGTTCAGATTTGCTGTTGCTGGATGAGCCAACCAATCACTTGGATCTAGAAACCGTGGTTTGGCTTGAGCAATGGCTCAAAACTTACCAAGGCATGTTGCTGGTGATTTCGCACGATCGCGATTTCCTTGACAACACCATCAAGCAAATCTTGCATGTGGAAGGCGGCACGTTGACGCTTTACACCGGTACTTATGAAGACTTTGAAAACCAGCGCGCCGAGCGCTTGTCGCTGCAACAACTGGCTTTTGATAAACAACAGCGCACCATTAACCACTTAGAATCATTTATTACCCGTTTTAAAGCCAAAGCAAGCAAGGCGCGTCAGGCACAAAGCCGTGTGAAAGCACTGGAGAAAATGGAGCGCATTTCTGCAGCGCACGTTGATTCACCATTTACCTTTAGCTTCCGCGAGCCAGACAACAGTCCTAATCCTTTGGTTAAGCTGGAAAACGGTCAAGCCGGTTACGACATTAATCGCCCCATCTTAAAGAACCTGACGTTGAGCTTAGAAAACGAAGCGCGTCTTGGTTTGCTCGGTGTGAATGGCGCAGGTAAGTCGACCTTTATCAAGGCTTTGGCCGGCGAAAACCCACTGTTACTGGGTGAGCGCGAAGAAGGCAAGGGCCTGAAGATTGGTTACTTTGCCCAGCATCAACTCGAGCATTTGCGCCTAGATGAATCCCCTCTCTGGCACATGCAAAAAATTGATCCGCAAACGCGCGAGCAAGAGCACCGTAACTTCTTGGGCGGCTTTGATTTTAACGGCACGATGGCCACCAGCAAGATTGAGCCATTCTCCGGCGGCGAAAAAGCACGCTTGGCCTTAGCACTGTTGATTTGGCAAAAGCCAAACCTATTGTTGCTGGACGAGCCAACCAATCACTTAGACATCGAAATGCGCCAAGCGCTGACGATGGCGCTGCAAGATTTTGAAGGGGCCATTATTGTGGTCTCGCACGATAGGCACTTGCTGCGCGCCACGGTAGATGATTTCTGGCTGATCGAAGACGGCACAGTTCGCCCATTTGATGGTGATTTGGATGAATACACCAAATACAGCCAGCAAAAGCGTAGCGAAGAAAACAGCGCCCTGCGTAATTCAAGCAGCGCGGTTGATCGCAAAGCACAGAAAAAACTAGAGGCCGACGCACGCCAACGTAATGCTGTACTGCGTAAACCGGTAGAAAAGAAGCTCGCTAAAGTCGAAAAAGACATGGCAGGCTTTACTGCGGAAATGCAAAAAGTGGCGACTTTACTGGCCGAAGAAAGCTTGTATTTACCTGCCAGAGCTGCAGAATTAAAAACAGCCCGTGCAAAAGAAACCGAGCTAAAAAGCAAATTAGATCCACTCGAAGCACTATGGCTAGAGATTTCTGATGAGCTGGAAACTTTACGCTAA
- a CDS encoding helix-turn-helix transcriptional regulator, with the protein MSRAERLLDLIQKLRLYHYPVSGAVLASELGVSLRTLYRDIASLQAQGAQIEGEAGLGFVLRPGFTLPPLMFTVEEIEALALGAKWVADRADSSLGAAANHALSKIAAVLPAELRLELDSAALLIGPSPHPSVADETLRLIRAAIRQEIKLDLRYLDAREQASSRVIWPCALAFFDQIRVVVAWCESRQAFRHFRVDRIQSVACIDVRYPKRRQALLKAWREAEGIPARSR; encoded by the coding sequence GTGTCCAGAGCCGAACGCTTATTAGATCTGATACAAAAATTACGGCTTTATCACTACCCAGTAAGCGGTGCCGTACTGGCCTCTGAGCTGGGTGTTAGCCTGCGCACCCTGTATCGGGATATTGCCAGCTTACAAGCGCAGGGGGCGCAAATCGAAGGGGAAGCGGGGCTAGGCTTTGTCTTAAGGCCGGGTTTTACACTGCCGCCCCTGATGTTTACGGTTGAAGAAATCGAAGCGCTTGCACTAGGTGCCAAGTGGGTGGCTGATCGTGCCGACTCTAGCTTAGGCGCTGCGGCGAATCATGCCCTGAGTAAAATCGCCGCCGTTTTGCCCGCAGAGCTGCGTTTAGAGCTCGATAGCGCCGCATTACTGATCGGGCCAAGCCCACATCCTAGTGTTGCAGATGAAACACTGCGCTTGATCAGAGCCGCCATTCGCCAGGAAATAAAGCTGGATTTACGCTATCTGGATGCCAGAGAGCAAGCATCCAGCCGTGTAATCTGGCCTTGCGCGCTGGCTTTTTTTGATCAGATACGCGTGGTCGTGGCATGGTGCGAATCACGGCAGGCGTTTCGCCACTTTCGGGTGGATAGAATTCAATCGGTGGCTTGTATTGATGTGCGCTACCCAAAACGACGCCAGGCTTTGCTCAAAGCATGGCGCGAAGCCGAGGGAATTCCTGCCCGAAGCCGCTAG
- a CDS encoding helix-turn-helix domain-containing protein: protein MPDVKTSPVCWKNHFFMPKLQNIHLGSPEMIDTAFLLSAIKSKHCAPSDYRVAKMLDLSTTTVSGYRCKGETPSDITLSKISELLKVPPHILYAAIQHERARDPSAKRVWAETYRLIGGDELEKRLTKECFSEEIEKAGA from the coding sequence ATGCCCGATGTGAAGACATCGCCCGTATGTTGGAAAAATCATTTTTTTATGCCAAAACTACAGAACATCCATCTTGGAAGCCCCGAAATGATAGATACCGCATTCTTACTTTCAGCAATAAAATCAAAGCATTGCGCCCCATCCGACTATCGCGTTGCAAAGATGCTCGATCTAAGCACGACTACAGTTTCCGGATACCGCTGTAAAGGCGAAACGCCCAGCGATATCACGCTATCAAAAATATCTGAGCTGCTTAAAGTGCCCCCGCACATTCTTTACGCTGCAATTCAGCACGAACGAGCGCGCGACCCATCGGCAAAGCGAGTGTGGGCAGAAACTTACCGGCTAATTGGTGGGGATGAGCTAGAAAAAAGACTTACAAAAGAATGCTTTAGCGAAGAGATAGAAAAAGCAGGGGCGTAA
- a CDS encoding type II toxin-antitoxin system RelE/ParE family toxin, producing MEFIETPTFTRLLKALLTDDEYRGLQNELVENPARGDVIKGGGGIRKIRYAVTGRGKSGGVRAIYYWVREDHQIYMLLIYPKSKKDTLTDAETAILHDLVKEL from the coding sequence ATGGAATTTATCGAAACCCCAACATTTACCCGCTTGCTGAAAGCACTTTTAACAGACGATGAATACAGAGGCTTACAAAATGAATTGGTAGAAAACCCCGCGCGTGGCGATGTTATTAAGGGCGGGGGAGGTATTCGTAAAATCCGTTATGCCGTCACAGGCCGCGGTAAAAGTGGTGGAGTCAGGGCGATTTATTACTGGGTTAGGGAGGACCATCAGATTTACATGTTACTCATTTACCCCAAGTCTAAAAAAGACACGCTAACTGACGCTGAGACCGCGATTTTGCACGATTTAGTAAAGGAGCTTTAA
- a CDS encoding replication endonuclease, whose translation MTDFPLSVIRAHFAAALPHSDDEIAHKAETLAKDFARLIQNQGPEVALNEAAILAGFDIEDKEEAAKLVSRLPVAKWWRRQLQVMSIRHCELEMLRAGNVGLRISPYISELSLRRMMRRRKRAQKAIEAATISSGGGQEIDLAQVIASSVSNPTIKRGEFFTRVKGVQAVAAEQNMLGFAIAITAPSKYHRMTVSRGFAVENDKWNGASPKETAQYLGGIFQKMRNYLSKKYLPALFGFRATEPHHDGTPHWHMIIFIAPEHVKKTLAIIRREAMREDRNEEGAKKRRVDIKPIDPKRGDAVAYAAAYISKNIDGKKSDGAAIEGGDWEAQTGAEEGAVRAVVWASMWGIRQFQLFGAEKIGQYRELRRFHRQKKAVEALIDHADTDGPARAILAGHAAPLALAACDARKAGRADVFAKLTGIREEAAQLIAVGKVNQAAFLAADVGDYAAFIRAVRQDKLEPVNLVRANCYGEEVKDLIGLKNTRTGAQVLTREVKEVVDPATGEFKQVRDSWSVNWGAKREALASDFALGLASGARSLGPVAITIPKLENEPVREITKCQVQAIESWMKQQAFLFKKELQQIKPHQWEHGPKWSESQDAKNRDKSGKPGIKNGLLKEKNRFEINRRLNHG comes from the coding sequence ATGACTGACTTCCCCCTTTCTGTAATTCGTGCTCACTTTGCCGCCGCCTTGCCGCACTCAGATGACGAGATTGCGCACAAGGCCGAAACACTGGCAAAGGACTTTGCCCGACTAATACAGAATCAGGGGCCAGAGGTGGCGCTAAATGAAGCGGCCATCCTTGCGGGCTTTGATATTGAAGATAAAGAAGAAGCCGCTAAGCTGGTAAGCCGCTTGCCGGTGGCTAAGTGGTGGCGTCGGCAGCTTCAGGTAATGAGCATTCGCCATTGCGAGCTTGAAATGCTGCGGGCCGGTAACGTCGGCCTTCGCATATCGCCTTATATCTCAGAATTAAGCCTACGCCGCATGATGCGCCGCCGTAAACGCGCACAAAAAGCCATTGAAGCCGCAACCATTAGCAGCGGTGGCGGGCAAGAAATCGACTTAGCGCAGGTGATCGCATCCAGCGTATCCAATCCCACCATTAAACGCGGTGAATTCTTTACGCGAGTAAAGGGAGTTCAGGCGGTGGCCGCTGAGCAAAACATGCTTGGCTTTGCCATTGCGATTACCGCGCCCAGCAAATACCACCGCATGACAGTTAGCCGTGGCTTTGCTGTTGAGAACGACAAATGGAACGGGGCTAGCCCCAAGGAAACCGCGCAATACCTAGGCGGCATTTTCCAGAAGATGCGCAATTACTTAAGCAAAAAATACTTACCGGCCTTATTCGGGTTTCGTGCAACAGAGCCACACCACGACGGGACGCCGCACTGGCACATGATTATTTTCATAGCGCCTGAGCACGTAAAAAAGACGCTTGCCATTATTCGGCGTGAAGCCATGCGCGAAGATCGGAACGAAGAGGGCGCAAAAAAACGCCGTGTAGATATCAAGCCAATCGACCCAAAGCGCGGCGATGCGGTGGCCTATGCAGCGGCTTATATCTCAAAAAATATTGATGGTAAAAAATCAGACGGCGCAGCCATAGAGGGCGGCGATTGGGAAGCCCAAACCGGCGCAGAAGAGGGCGCGGTTAGGGCCGTAGTTTGGGCGTCAATGTGGGGTATTCGTCAGTTTCAACTGTTCGGCGCTGAGAAGATCGGCCAATACCGTGAATTGCGCCGGTTTCATCGCCAAAAGAAGGCCGTAGAAGCGCTGATCGACCACGCTGACACTGACGGGCCAGCGCGGGCCATTCTTGCGGGCCATGCCGCCCCCTTGGCGCTGGCTGCATGTGATGCAAGAAAAGCGGGCCGCGCTGATGTGTTCGCAAAATTAACCGGCATACGTGAAGAGGCGGCGCAATTGATCGCCGTCGGCAAAGTCAATCAAGCGGCCTTTCTAGCTGCGGATGTTGGTGACTATGCCGCGTTTATCCGTGCGGTGCGCCAAGACAAGTTAGAGCCGGTCAATCTGGTGCGCGCCAATTGCTACGGTGAAGAGGTCAAGGACTTGATCGGTCTTAAAAATACTCGCACTGGTGCGCAGGTTTTGACGCGAGAAGTCAAAGAAGTAGTAGATCCGGCAACCGGAGAATTTAAGCAGGTGCGCGATTCATGGTCTGTAAATTGGGGCGCAAAGCGTGAAGCTTTGGCTTCTGATTTTGCCCTTGGTTTGGCAAGCGGAGCGCGCAGCCTTGGACCCGTGGCAATAACTATACCTAAATTAGAAAACGAGCCTGTTCGTGAAATTACCAAATGCCAGGTACAAGCGATTGAAAGCTGGATGAAACAGCAGGCCTTTTTATTCAAAAAAGAGCTTCAGCAGATAAAACCCCATCAATGGGAACACGGCCCCAAGTGGTCAGAGTCCCAAGACGCGAAAAACCGCGACAAAAGCGGCAAGCCCGGCATTAAAAACGGGCTGCTAAAGGAAAAAAATCGTTTCGAAATTAACCGGAGATTGAATCATGGATGA
- a CDS encoding EVE domain-containing protein: protein MKSWIAVVCAEHVARGQAGGFMQVCHGKAGPLKRIQGGDVVVYYSPTTVMGGKDKLQAFTAIGVVRAGEPYPFDMGGGFIPYRKNVDWWPSQQALIQPLLEQLDFSKGIRNWGAPFRFGLFAISEHDRQIITEAIGIDSEIPPVNNGSRAANQAVFSF, encoded by the coding sequence ATGAAAAGTTGGATCGCTGTAGTCTGTGCCGAGCACGTGGCGCGAGGGCAAGCAGGTGGCTTTATGCAGGTTTGTCATGGCAAAGCCGGGCCACTCAAACGAATTCAGGGCGGGGATGTGGTGGTGTATTACTCGCCCACAACCGTGATGGGGGGTAAAGATAAGCTACAAGCATTTACCGCCATCGGAGTAGTAAGGGCAGGGGAGCCTTACCCTTTTGATATGGGTGGCGGCTTTATTCCTTACCGTAAAAATGTAGATTGGTGGCCTTCCCAGCAAGCGCTGATTCAGCCTTTATTGGAGCAATTGGATTTTTCCAAAGGCATACGCAACTGGGGCGCGCCATTTCGTTTTGGCTTATTTGCCATCAGCGAGCATGATAGGCAAATCATCACCGAGGCAATAGGCATCGATAGCGAAATACCCCCTGTTAATAATGGAAGCAGGGCAGCAAATCAGGCTGTATTTTCCTTTTAA
- a CDS encoding VOC family protein, giving the protein MFDPNLILLYVDRPAASAAFYEKLIGHPPVELSATFALFKLESGLKLGFWSKHTVEPRAAATGGGGELALTVADHTAVQTLYASWRLLGVSIEQELTEMDFGYTFVALDPDQHRLRVYALNAE; this is encoded by the coding sequence ATGTTTGATCCCAATCTGATCCTGCTTTACGTTGATCGCCCCGCAGCAAGCGCCGCCTTTTATGAAAAGCTAATCGGCCACCCACCTGTGGAGCTGTCTGCTACTTTTGCATTATTTAAGCTTGAATCTGGCTTGAAGCTGGGTTTTTGGTCCAAACACACGGTTGAGCCCCGTGCCGCAGCAACAGGGGGAGGAGGGGAATTAGCGCTTACCGTAGCCGATCATACCGCTGTGCAAACGCTATATGCTAGCTGGCGCTTATTGGGGGTCTCTATTGAGCAAGAACTCACCGAGATGGATTTTGGCTATACCTTTGTGGCGCTCGATCCTGACCAACACCGCTTGCGGGTGTATGCACTAAACGCCGAATAG
- a CDS encoding DUF2523 domain-containing protein, with the protein MFAAPWIAALIGGLVSAAASFFGRALIAFGVGVVSYGGIHKLLENIKLDIIQNIKDVPVQILQIMGLLKIDVCISILLSAITVNLVIKGLTGGVLRKWVTK; encoded by the coding sequence ATGTTTGCTGCACCATGGATTGCTGCATTAATTGGGGGCTTGGTTTCTGCGGCCGCGTCATTTTTTGGTCGGGCTTTAATTGCTTTTGGTGTGGGTGTTGTTTCTTATGGCGGCATTCATAAGTTATTAGAAAACATTAAACTGGATATTATTCAGAACATCAAAGATGTGCCGGTACAGATTTTACAAATCATGGGTTTATTAAAAATTGATGTTTGTATTTCTATTTTGCTTTCCGCTATTACTGTTAACTTGGTGATTAAAGGTTTGACCGGTGGCGTTCTCAGGAAGTGGGTGACTAAATGA
- a CDS encoding major capsid protein → MTKFLKRGYRVAVVVAGTLIAAPAFAAVDVSAVLAEMGEAQKAIALIGTAALSIYVGIKVYKWAKNALI, encoded by the coding sequence ATGACTAAATTTTTAAAGCGCGGTTATCGTGTTGCTGTAGTTGTTGCTGGTACTTTAATTGCTGCTCCTGCATTTGCAGCTGTTGATGTTTCTGCTGTTCTTGCTGAAATGGGTGAGGCTCAGAAAGCAATCGCCCTGATTGGTACAGCTGCACTTTCTATTTATGTTGGTATTAAAGTGTATAAGTGGGCAAAAAACGCGCTTATTTAA
- a CDS encoding GyrI-like domain-containing protein has product MNPKHELVSAFTVAGLAVRTKNSDEFNPTTARIARVWGQFFTEGLIDKIPNRLANSPVYGVYAGYESDANGLYDLTAGVSVSESSTDFSTINIQAGDYLVFEARGAMPAAVIQAWGNVWAYFEQNPQIKRSYQTDFESYIGPNEVHIYIGVTGQ; this is encoded by the coding sequence ATGAATCCTAAACACGAGCTAGTCAGTGCTTTTACGGTAGCTGGCCTTGCAGTCAGAACAAAAAATAGCGATGAATTCAACCCGACAACAGCCAGAATCGCCCGAGTGTGGGGGCAGTTTTTTACTGAAGGTTTGATTGATAAAATCCCTAATCGGCTGGCCAATTCGCCTGTTTATGGTGTCTATGCTGGCTATGAGAGTGATGCAAATGGCCTTTATGATCTAACCGCTGGTGTGTCAGTTAGTGAAAGTAGCACAGATTTCAGCACGATCAATATTCAAGCAGGGGATTACCTAGTGTTTGAAGCGCGTGGTGCGATGCCAGCTGCGGTGATTCAGGCATGGGGTAATGTATGGGCTTATTTTGAGCAAAACCCACAAATCAAACGCAGCTACCAAACTGATTTTGAATCGTATATCGGGCCTAATGAAGTGCATATTTATATCGGTGTAACAGGCCAATAA
- a CDS encoding phage/plasmid replication domain-containing protein: MSGVFVDWITLSQSDFSKNVEFVGPFSVLLGNENLPPKSDLSLPYVDSGFVVKYGRDLDTMQIDDDEEWVSHSRVHHEGSFSSGLMLRCDGSRVEFSGNVGRFDRPDNLFNLSFDETLAKANEFLSEYGLPKFHSGDYHENMRPSEYDFKHGLMEEWTGATVSMLHLTKNYITGSAGNAQAAIDWLATQSKSHVKRSRSGESTIAWGKKGGRVYLKCYIKANEMLDHAKAHGRTREEVLNDPVYQFCLKNGVIRFELEAGRLLLRDSSLRFIGDITMPKLNALFDEHVNPILGRVREDITRIDFDTLDIGSGPKMAALAYLRGEDVRSHLTTRTFYRYAKVLRDYGIDISEPLENTQKFTTVIKVIDIQPMAEAPSWYWDHQARMTQYAANDVQTLKLVNG; encoded by the coding sequence ATGTCAGGTGTTTTTGTAGATTGGATCACACTGTCGCAGTCTGATTTTTCCAAGAATGTGGAATTTGTTGGCCCGTTTTCGGTATTGCTTGGCAATGAGAACTTACCCCCTAAAAGTGATCTTTCGCTGCCATATGTTGATTCCGGTTTTGTCGTGAAGTATGGCCGCGACCTGGACACAATGCAGATCGATGATGATGAAGAGTGGGTTTCGCATTCGAGAGTTCACCACGAAGGCTCTTTTTCATCCGGTCTGATGTTGCGTTGTGATGGTAGTCGCGTCGAATTTTCTGGCAATGTTGGCCGGTTTGATCGCCCTGACAACCTTTTTAACCTTAGCTTTGACGAAACCTTAGCCAAGGCTAACGAATTTTTGAGTGAATACGGGCTGCCTAAGTTCCATTCGGGTGACTATCACGAAAACATGCGCCCGTCTGAGTACGATTTTAAGCACGGTTTAATGGAAGAGTGGACTGGCGCAACGGTTTCGATGCTGCACTTAACAAAAAACTACATCACCGGTTCGGCCGGTAATGCACAAGCCGCCATTGATTGGCTGGCCACACAATCAAAATCACACGTAAAGCGTTCCCGTTCAGGTGAATCAACGATTGCTTGGGGTAAGAAGGGCGGTCGCGTTTATTTGAAATGCTATATCAAAGCCAACGAAATGTTGGACCACGCAAAGGCGCATGGACGCACCCGTGAAGAGGTTTTAAACGATCCCGTTTACCAATTTTGTTTGAAAAACGGTGTAATTCGTTTCGAGCTGGAAGCAGGGCGTTTGTTATTGCGCGATTCATCACTTCGATTTATTGGAGATATCACCATGCCCAAATTAAATGCGTTATTTGATGAGCACGTAAACCCAATTTTGGGGCGTGTTCGTGAAGACATCACCCGAATTGATTTTGATACGCTAGACATTGGTTCAGGCCCCAAGATGGCCGCATTGGCTTACTTGCGTGGCGAGGATGTGCGTTCTCATTTAACGACTAGAACGTTTTATAGATATGCAAAGGTATTACGTGACTATGGTATTGATATTTCTGAGCCATTAGAAAATACGCAGAAATTTACGACGGTGATTAAAGTCATCGACATACAGCCTATGGCAGAGGCTCCGAGCTGGTATTGGGATCATCAAGCCCGTATGACGCAATACGCGGCTAATGATGTGCAAACGCTTAAATTAGTGAATGGCTAA
- the aroQ gene encoding gamma subclass chorismate mutase AroQ, producing MRQTLIKLFICLWASTLVVACTHSPAVATQAKEQQVHHLFRLIAQRLEVAPLVARSKWNSGGAINDPVREQFILEEVQKQALAIGLNPRFAADFFQAQFDAGKLIQQQLHQEWQQQNQAPFSPAPDLARDVRPVLDALSPQLLTAIKQVEADRCQPYMQRLLQTEVSPLAQFNAEVRKIAVRTLQCP from the coding sequence ATGCGCCAGACGCTTATAAAATTATTCATCTGCCTATGGGCAAGCACCCTCGTAGTGGCCTGCACGCATTCTCCGGCAGTAGCAACGCAGGCAAAAGAGCAGCAAGTACACCATTTATTCCGCTTAATCGCGCAGCGCCTAGAGGTTGCGCCCTTGGTGGCCCGCAGCAAATGGAATTCTGGCGGCGCTATTAATGATCCGGTACGTGAGCAATTCATATTAGAAGAAGTGCAAAAACAGGCCCTTGCGATTGGGCTTAACCCGCGTTTTGCCGCCGATTTTTTTCAAGCTCAATTTGATGCGGGCAAGCTTATACAGCAGCAGCTTCATCAAGAATGGCAGCAGCAAAATCAAGCGCCATTCTCACCTGCACCAGATCTTGCCAGGGATGTGCGGCCGGTTTTAGATGCATTAAGCCCGCAATTACTAACCGCCATCAAGCAAGTCGAAGCCGATAGGTGCCAGCCCTATATGCAGCGCCTATTGCAAACTGAGGTGTCGCCCCTTGCTCAATTCAATGCAGAAGTCAGGAAGATAGCCGTCCGTACATTGCAATGCCCTTGA